The Kineococcus endophyticus genome contains a region encoding:
- a CDS encoding alpha/beta hydrolase family protein: MVDTHDRALVRRLLGLAPAATHEPLDVRRRPAPSPPGAPDVAVEHVVLVTPDGEVPCWLLTPEQPRNVAVVAVHQHGGEFGRGKSEIAGIAGAPHLAYGLRTAQAGAVVVCPDLEGFEERQRGWTTDPAADEKLDAFHRVARGSSLQAQHTRDVAVATTWLREEVGAGSRLGIVGHSLGGQVALFSLAFDPRLSRGVVSCGAATVASLVRDRIPHNPAWFVPGLVPAGDLPALAAELRDQRVLVTAGGADPLFPADGVRDVLDAFAPGVCTGLPFDGGHELPADVLATAVEFLLAL; this comes from the coding sequence ATGGTGGACACCCACGACCGCGCGCTGGTGCGACGGCTGCTCGGCCTCGCCCCCGCTGCGACCCACGAGCCCCTCGACGTGCGCCGCCGGCCGGCGCCGTCACCTCCGGGTGCGCCCGACGTCGCGGTCGAGCACGTCGTCCTCGTCACCCCGGACGGCGAGGTCCCCTGCTGGCTCCTCACCCCGGAGCAGCCGAGGAACGTGGCGGTCGTCGCGGTGCACCAGCACGGCGGTGAGTTCGGCCGCGGCAAGAGCGAGATCGCCGGGATCGCCGGTGCCCCGCACCTGGCCTACGGGCTCAGGACGGCCCAGGCGGGCGCCGTCGTCGTGTGCCCCGACCTCGAGGGTTTCGAGGAGCGGCAGCGCGGCTGGACGACGGACCCGGCCGCCGACGAGAAGCTCGACGCGTTCCACCGGGTCGCACGCGGGAGTTCCCTGCAGGCCCAGCACACGCGCGACGTCGCCGTCGCGACGACCTGGCTGCGCGAGGAGGTCGGCGCGGGTTCCCGGCTCGGGATCGTCGGGCACTCCCTCGGAGGGCAGGTCGCCCTGTTCTCCCTCGCCTTCGACCCGCGGTTGAGCAGGGGAGTCGTGAGTTGCGGCGCGGCGACGGTGGCCTCGCTCGTGCGTGACCGGATCCCGCACAACCCGGCCTGGTTCGTCCCGGGCCTGGTGCCCGCCGGCGACCTCCCGGCCCTCGCGGCAGAACTGCGTGACCAGCGGGTGCTGGTGACGGCGGGAGGGGCGGACCCGCTGTTCCCGGCCGACGGCGTCCGCGACGTGCTCGACGCCTTCGCCCCCGGGGTGTGCACCGGACTGCCCTTCGACGGCGGCCACGAACTCCCCGCGGACGTGCTGGCGACGGCGGTCGAGTTCCTCCTCGCCCTGTGA